The proteins below are encoded in one region of Mycobacterium botniense:
- a CDS encoding protein disulfide oxidoreductase, with amino-acid sequence MKICLLSVVKMGVPAVLTAALLFAASSPPRSLATDDRLNFTGTTLTGAPFNGASLQGKPAVLWFWTPWCPICNAEAPGVSQVAAANPAVTFVGIAARSDLAAMQNFVSKYNLNFTNLNDADGAIWARYNVPWQPAYVFYRRDGSSTFVNNPTTAMPQQELADRVAALTA; translated from the coding sequence ATGAAAATCTGCCTGCTCTCTGTGGTCAAAATGGGCGTCCCGGCTGTGCTCACCGCAGCGCTGCTGTTCGCTGCGAGCAGCCCGCCGCGGTCACTGGCGACCGACGACCGCCTGAATTTCACCGGCACGACCCTCACCGGTGCGCCGTTCAACGGCGCAAGTCTGCAGGGTAAGCCGGCTGTGCTGTGGTTCTGGACGCCGTGGTGCCCGATCTGCAACGCTGAGGCTCCGGGGGTCAGCCAGGTGGCCGCCGCGAATCCGGCGGTCACCTTCGTGGGGATCGCCGCCCGCTCCGATCTCGCGGCGATGCAGAACTTCGTCTCGAAGTACAACCTGAACTTCACCAATCTCAATGACGCCGATGGGGCGATCTGGGCCCGGTACAACGTGCCGTGGCAGCCGGCTTATGTGTTTTATCGCCGCGACGGATCATCGACATTTGTCAACAACCCCACTACCGCGATGCCGCAGCAGGAGCTGGCCGACCGGGTAGCCGCGCTTACCGCCTGA
- a CDS encoding DUF4097 family beta strand repeat-containing protein: MPIFATPQPITATIQAGGGSVRLVATDRADTVVEICPRDASRRTDVRSAEQAWVSYASGRLAVAPAKCGFLGRRTGAVDIHIALPTRSRVQAAVASADLHAEGRFADIRFASTSGNLVVQSVSGRLQAATASGGVDVGVLDGELTFQAASGSLVLSRLCGTVRSEISSGSVAIACAVSGAVLVRTGSGEVEIGVPEGTAAQLDIMTGTGVVTNRVPRSAGSEHNDHTLAVRVRTGSGSVTIGRAA; this comes from the coding sequence ATGCCCATCTTCGCCACTCCCCAGCCGATCACGGCGACCATCCAAGCCGGCGGTGGTTCGGTCCGGCTCGTCGCGACCGACCGGGCGGACACGGTCGTCGAGATCTGCCCGCGCGACGCGTCCCGCCGGACCGACGTTCGGTCCGCTGAACAAGCGTGGGTCTCCTACGCGAGCGGCAGATTGGCCGTCGCGCCCGCGAAATGCGGCTTTCTCGGTCGGCGCACCGGTGCGGTCGATATTCACATCGCGCTGCCCACACGCTCGCGCGTGCAGGCAGCCGTGGCCTCCGCCGACCTGCATGCCGAGGGCCGATTCGCCGACATCCGCTTTGCCTCGACCAGCGGCAACCTGGTGGTGCAGTCGGTCAGCGGCCGGCTGCAGGCGGCCACCGCGTCAGGCGGTGTCGACGTCGGCGTGCTCGACGGTGAGCTGACGTTTCAGGCCGCCAGCGGATCGCTTGTGCTCTCGCGGCTGTGCGGCACGGTCAGGTCCGAGATCTCGTCCGGTTCGGTCGCCATCGCCTGCGCGGTCAGCGGCGCGGTGCTGGTGCGCACCGGCAGCGGTGAGGTGGAGATCGGCGTACCCGAAGGCACCGCCGCTCAGCTCGACATCATGACCGGCACCGGCGTGGTCACCAACCGTGTGCCGCGGTCAGCGGGCTCCGAGCATAATGACCACACTCTGGCGGTGCGGGTGCGCACGGGCTCCGGAAGCGTCACCATCGGCCGGGCAGCCTGA
- the dxr gene encoding 1-deoxy-D-xylulose-5-phosphate reductoisomerase: MTQPAGEHAERRLRVLVLGSTGSIGTQALEVIAAHPERFQLVGLAAGGGHPQLLARQRAETGVTTIAVVNEHAAEKIGDVTYRGPDAVSRLVEDVQADVVLNALVGARGLRPTLVALASGARLALANKESLVAGGPLVLRAARPGQIVPVDSEHSALAQCLRAGAADEVSKLVLTASGGPFRGWSAAELEHVTPDQAGAHPTWSMGPMNTLNSASLVNKGLELIETHLLFGVPYERIDVVVHPQSVVHSMVTFADGSTIAQASPPDMKLPIALALGWPARIPGAAAACDFSSASRWEFEPLDTEVFPAVELARHAGRTGGCLPAVYNAANEEAAAAFLAGRIRFPAIVRTIAEVLHAADHWASEPATVDDVLDAQRWARERARRAVTQEVMPTR; this comes from the coding sequence ATGACACAGCCTGCTGGCGAGCACGCCGAGCGCCGCTTGCGTGTGCTCGTGCTGGGCAGTACCGGCTCGATCGGCACCCAGGCGCTGGAGGTCATCGCCGCCCACCCGGAGCGTTTTCAGCTGGTGGGGCTGGCCGCGGGTGGCGGGCACCCGCAGCTGCTGGCCCGGCAGCGTGCCGAGACCGGGGTGACCACTATCGCCGTCGTCAACGAGCACGCGGCCGAGAAGATCGGTGACGTCACCTACCGCGGACCCGATGCCGTCAGCCGCCTGGTCGAGGATGTCCAGGCCGACGTCGTCCTCAACGCGCTGGTGGGGGCGCGGGGCCTGCGCCCGACACTGGTTGCGTTGGCGTCCGGCGCACGGCTGGCCCTCGCCAATAAGGAATCGCTGGTTGCCGGAGGTCCGCTGGTGCTGCGGGCCGCGCGGCCCGGCCAGATCGTGCCAGTCGACTCCGAGCACTCCGCGCTGGCGCAATGCCTGCGGGCCGGCGCCGCCGATGAAGTGTCCAAGCTGGTGCTCACCGCCTCGGGCGGGCCGTTCCGCGGCTGGTCGGCCGCCGAACTCGAGCACGTGACCCCGGACCAGGCCGGGGCCCATCCGACCTGGTCGATGGGCCCGATGAACACGCTGAACTCGGCGTCGCTGGTCAACAAGGGGCTCGAGCTGATCGAAACTCACCTGCTGTTCGGGGTTCCCTACGAACGGATCGACGTCGTGGTACACCCGCAGTCGGTTGTGCATTCCATGGTCACCTTCGCCGATGGCTCGACGATCGCGCAGGCCAGCCCGCCGGATATGAAGCTGCCGATCGCTTTGGCGCTGGGCTGGCCGGCGCGGATCCCCGGCGCGGCCGCGGCCTGTGATTTTTCCAGCGCGTCGCGCTGGGAGTTCGAGCCGCTGGACACCGAGGTGTTCCCGGCGGTAGAGCTCGCCCGGCACGCCGGCCGGACCGGTGGGTGCTTGCCGGCGGTGTACAACGCGGCCAACGAAGAGGCGGCCGCGGCGTTTCTGGCCGGCCGGATCCGTTTCCCGGCGATCGTGCGCACCATCGCCGAGGTGCTGCACGCCGCCGACCACTGGGCGTCGGAGCCCGCTACCGTGGATGACGTACTCGACGCGCAGCGCTGGGCCCGCGAACGTGCGCGCCGCGCGGTCACACAGGAGGTTATGCCCACCCGATGA
- a CDS encoding DUF2631 domain-containing protein — protein MASTEVQRDTGVDIAEVPSAEWGWSRINHRTWHITGFFIVVFLLCLLRGNHVGHVEDGYLIGFAALALAILVRDFWGRRRGWIR, from the coding sequence GTGGCCAGTACTGAGGTGCAGCGTGACACCGGGGTCGACATCGCCGAGGTGCCCTCCGCCGAGTGGGGCTGGAGCCGGATCAATCACCGCACCTGGCATATCACCGGTTTTTTCATCGTCGTCTTTTTGCTGTGCCTGTTGCGGGGCAATCACGTCGGCCACGTCGAAGACGGGTACCTCATCGGGTTCGCCGCGCTAGCGCTCGCGATCCTCGTTCGCGACTTTTGGGGACGCCGGCGCGGCTGGATCCGATAA
- the rlmN gene encoding 23S rRNA (adenine(2503)-C(2))-methyltransferase RlmN: protein MVRQLGFEARHRTRLDGVPPRHFADLDAAGRESAVAELGLPAFRAKQLAYQYYGRLIADPRLMTDLPAGVRDRLAAALFPNLLTAVREVACDSGQTRKTLWRAVDGTMVESVLMRYPQRATVCVSSQAGCGMACPFCATGQAGLSRNLSAAEILEQVRAAAATLRDDFGDRLSNVVFMGMGEPLANYARVVAAVRRITEPAGFGVSARAVTVSTVGLAPAIRKLADERLALTLALSLHAPDDELRDTLVPANTRWNISDVLDAARHYADTTGRRVSVEYALIRDVNDQPWRAELLAKRLRRVLGPLAHVNVIPLNPTPGSNWKASPKAVRREFVRRVRAHGVPCTVRDTRGREISAACGQLAADTASRRQRTRLVPMVSL, encoded by the coding sequence ATGGTCCGACAGCTGGGGTTTGAGGCGCGACACCGTACACGGTTGGACGGCGTCCCGCCGCGGCATTTTGCCGACCTGGACGCGGCCGGCCGGGAATCGGCCGTCGCGGAGCTGGGTCTGCCCGCGTTCCGCGCCAAACAACTCGCCTATCAGTACTACGGTCGGTTGATCGCCGACCCGCGGCTGATGACCGACCTGCCGGCGGGGGTTCGTGATCGGCTTGCTGCGGCGCTGTTCCCGAATTTGCTCACCGCGGTCCGGGAAGTCGCCTGTGATTCCGGCCAGACCCGCAAGACGTTGTGGCGTGCGGTTGACGGCACCATGGTCGAGTCGGTGCTGATGCGCTATCCGCAGCGCGCCACGGTGTGCGTCTCCTCGCAGGCGGGTTGTGGGATGGCGTGTCCCTTCTGCGCCACCGGGCAGGCCGGCCTGAGCCGAAATCTGTCGGCCGCCGAGATCCTTGAGCAGGTGCGGGCCGCCGCGGCGACGCTGCGCGATGATTTCGGGGACCGGTTGTCCAACGTGGTTTTTATGGGCATGGGGGAGCCGCTGGCCAATTACGCCAGAGTGGTGGCGGCCGTGCGCCGCATCACCGAACCGGCCGGCTTCGGGGTTTCGGCGCGCGCGGTGACGGTATCGACCGTGGGTTTGGCTCCAGCCATCCGCAAGCTCGCCGACGAGCGGCTCGCGCTGACGTTGGCGCTGTCGCTGCACGCGCCCGACGACGAGCTGCGTGACACCCTGGTTCCGGCCAACACGCGCTGGAACATCAGCGACGTGTTGGACGCCGCCCGCCACTACGCTGACACCACCGGTCGGCGCGTCTCTGTCGAATATGCGCTGATCCGCGATGTCAACGATCAACCGTGGCGAGCCGAGCTGTTAGCCAAGCGGTTGCGTCGGGTCCTCGGCCCGTTAGCGCATGTCAACGTGATTCCGCTCAATCCCACCCCGGGCAGCAATTGGAAGGCCAGCCCCAAAGCCGTGCGGCGCGAGTTTGTCCGCCGGGTCCGCGCTCACGGGGTGCCGTGCACGGTACGCGACACCCGCGGACGCGAGATCAGCGCCGCTTGCGGGCAATTGGCCGCCGACACCGCCTCCCGGCGTCAGCGCACCCGATTGGTGCCAATGGTATCGCTTTAG
- a CDS encoding cytochrome c biogenesis CcdA family protein: MDRGLVGLAFAAGLVAALNPCGFAMLPAYLVLVVRGAGAGEDRADAAGPGRLAALARALAATVGMALGFVTVFGVFGALTIPAAATVQRYLPYLTVLVGIALVALGVWLLLGRELTALTLRFSRRTWAPTARLGSMYGYGLSYAIASLSCTIAPFLAVTAAGFRGGSLLGIVAVYLSYVAGLTLVVGVLAVAAVSASSALAGRLRQALPLVNRLGGALLVLVGLYVGYYGVYEVRVVADTRVNSPDVVISAAERIQATLAGWVHQHGGWPWGAALGVLVLGALAGRRRRRVQRSPPGLNRGRVPDQRR; encoded by the coding sequence GTGGACCGCGGACTGGTCGGGTTGGCGTTCGCTGCCGGGCTGGTCGCCGCCCTGAACCCGTGCGGTTTCGCCATGCTGCCCGCATACCTGGTGCTGGTGGTCCGCGGAGCGGGCGCCGGGGAAGATCGGGCGGACGCCGCCGGGCCGGGCAGGCTGGCCGCTCTTGCCCGCGCGCTGGCGGCCACTGTGGGGATGGCGCTGGGGTTCGTGACCGTGTTCGGGGTGTTCGGTGCCCTCACCATACCGGCGGCCGCGACCGTGCAGCGGTATCTGCCGTATCTGACCGTTTTGGTCGGCATTGCGCTTGTGGCCCTGGGGGTTTGGCTGCTGCTCGGCCGGGAGCTGACGGCACTGACCCTCAGGTTTTCCCGACGCACTTGGGCCCCGACGGCTCGGCTCGGCTCGATGTATGGCTACGGGCTCAGTTACGCGATCGCCTCCCTGTCATGCACGATCGCGCCATTCTTAGCGGTCACCGCGGCCGGTTTCCGGGGTGGCTCTCTGCTTGGCATCGTCGCGGTCTATCTGTCTTACGTTGCCGGCCTCACGCTGGTGGTCGGTGTGCTGGCGGTCGCCGCGGTGTCCGCCAGCTCGGCACTGGCCGGGCGGCTGCGGCAGGCATTGCCGTTGGTCAACCGGCTCGGCGGGGCGTTGCTGGTACTGGTCGGACTGTACGTGGGCTACTACGGAGTCTACGAAGTGCGGGTGGTGGCCGATACCCGCGTGAACTCTCCGGATGTGGTCATCAGCGCGGCTGAGCGCATCCAGGCAACACTGGCCGGCTGGGTCCACCAGCATGGTGGATGGCCGTGGGGGGCGGCGCTGGGTGTGCTGGTGCTCGGGGCGCTTGCCGGCCGCCGGCGCCGGCGGGTCCAGCGCTCACCGCCGGGCCTGAACCGGGGCCGGGTACCGGACCAACGCCGCTGA